The following proteins come from a genomic window of Leptospira andrefontaineae:
- a CDS encoding MaoC family dehydratase, with the protein MYERGKTYDEIQIGDKGSFTKTITETDIYLFAGISGDFNPLHVDEEYAKTTAFGTRIAHGGLAASLLAPVLGMKLPGLGTVALETLTKFRKPVYPGDTITCTVTVKEKIPRLKAVSMNIEWTNQKKETIGKGECKVLPPSAQA; encoded by the coding sequence ATGTACGAAAGAGGCAAGACTTACGACGAAATACAAATAGGAGATAAGGGAAGTTTCACAAAAACGATTACTGAAACAGATATCTATCTGTTCGCAGGGATCAGCGGAGATTTTAATCCTCTGCATGTGGACGAAGAATATGCAAAGACCACCGCGTTTGGGACAAGGATCGCTCACGGTGGACTTGCAGCTTCTTTACTAGCTCCTGTACTCGGGATGAAACTTCCCGGGTTAGGCACAGTCGCATTAGAAACATTAACAAAGTTCCGCAAACCTGTGTATCCTGGAGATACGATTACTTGTACAGTCACGGTGAAAGAAAAAATCCCAAGACTGAAAGCTGTCTCCATGAACATAGAGTGGACCAATCAAAAAAAAGAAACAATCGGCAAGGGAGAATGTAAAGTTCTGCCTCCTTCTGCCCAAGCTTAG
- a CDS encoding acyl-CoA dehydrogenase family protein → MFLNPYLTSSDLEFYETVKDFAKERVLPSVEDRDEHGVWGDDIWKEMGNMGLLGIPVPEEFGGQGGTCLQCCIAQEAFNAGSLDGGFGLSWGAHMIIGTLPILFQGTEAQKKKYLPKLASGEWIAGLALTEPDSGSDAAAMNTFATKVDGGFILNGSKLFITNGPNGQVFIVMARTTKSRGPMGVSAFIVESHMKGFHVSKVLKKLGHNTSMTAELSFQDMFVPDENLLGPLNSGFVRIGKGTLEWERTVLVAAVPGGMEFGLELCLDYAWKRHQFGKPILSFFGVQEKIARNWAYLCASRRLIYFVANKKDQDPTASLPFESSALKVFVTETAEELASDAVQIHGGMGYMRECHVSRQYRDVRLGTIGGGTTEVQKSIISSTYKGFEKLMGVLEQSQPEEIRVKAEKILANTPEEKVLTAAKELLKAAGEHSDRKKKQALEFGFADLAVFVTTVQLGFWDTANSTSEYKSEDRQRDLKILTFYAGCRFFKSVHFLKELDAEKTKNLMRLFSELPSVEKEVADCVEFLKNGVLGAQLA, encoded by the coding sequence ATGTTTTTGAATCCGTATTTAACGTCCTCCGATCTGGAGTTTTACGAAACCGTAAAGGACTTTGCCAAAGAAAGAGTATTACCTTCTGTAGAAGATCGAGACGAACACGGCGTATGGGGGGACGATATCTGGAAGGAAATGGGTAATATGGGCTTACTCGGTATTCCTGTTCCGGAAGAATTCGGCGGCCAAGGTGGAACCTGCCTCCAATGTTGTATTGCTCAAGAAGCGTTTAACGCAGGTTCTCTCGACGGAGGATTCGGACTTTCTTGGGGAGCTCATATGATCATTGGGACACTTCCTATTCTTTTCCAAGGAACAGAAGCCCAAAAGAAAAAATACCTTCCTAAACTTGCATCAGGAGAATGGATAGCCGGTCTTGCATTAACTGAGCCTGATTCAGGTTCAGATGCAGCTGCAATGAACACATTCGCAACCAAAGTAGATGGCGGTTTCATTCTAAATGGAAGCAAACTGTTTATCACCAATGGACCTAACGGACAAGTATTCATCGTAATGGCTAGAACGACCAAATCTAGAGGACCAATGGGAGTTTCCGCATTCATAGTGGAATCTCATATGAAAGGTTTTCATGTAAGTAAGGTTCTTAAGAAGTTAGGACACAACACTTCCATGACTGCAGAACTTTCTTTCCAAGATATGTTTGTGCCTGATGAAAATCTTTTAGGCCCGCTAAACTCAGGCTTCGTTCGAATCGGAAAAGGAACCTTGGAATGGGAAAGAACAGTTCTTGTTGCTGCGGTTCCAGGTGGAATGGAATTCGGATTAGAACTTTGTTTGGATTACGCTTGGAAGCGTCACCAATTCGGAAAACCGATCTTATCCTTCTTCGGAGTACAGGAGAAGATTGCACGTAACTGGGCATATCTATGTGCTTCCAGAAGATTGATCTATTTCGTGGCAAATAAGAAGGACCAAGATCCAACTGCGAGTCTTCCATTCGAAAGCTCCGCATTAAAAGTTTTTGTTACGGAAACTGCAGAGGAGCTAGCAAGCGATGCAGTTCAGATCCATGGCGGAATGGGTTATATGAGAGAATGTCATGTAAGCCGCCAATATAGAGACGTAAGACTTGGCACAATCGGTGGGGGAACCACTGAAGTTCAAAAAAGTATTATATCTTCTACCTACAAAGGTTTTGAAAAGTTGATGGGAGTTTTAGAACAATCTCAGCCGGAAGAGATCAGAGTTAAGGCTGAGAAAATTTTAGCAAACACTCCTGAAGAAAAAGTTCTTACTGCGGCAAAAGAACTCTTAAAAGCAGCGGGAGAACATTCTGACAGAAAGAAAAAACAAGCATTAGAATTCGGATTTGCTGATCTTGCAGTATTCGTCACCACAGTTCAATTAGGATTCTGGGACACAGCAAATTCAACTTCCGAATATAAATCGGAAGATAGACAAAGAGATCTAAAAATACTTACCTTCTATGCTGGATGTAGATTTTTCAAAAGTGTACATTTCTTAAAAGAACTGGATGCAGAAAAAACTAAAAACCTGATGAGACTTTTCTCCGAACTTCCTTCTGTGGAAAAAGAAGTGGCTGATTGCGTAGAGTTCCTGAAAAACGGGGTCTTAGGCGCGCAACTAGCTTAA
- a CDS encoding thiolase C-terminal domain-containing protein, translating to MSFPVLLGVADSTTKDFLEDEYKSWSGSQKVFQHYRKSINTLLDFLGMKNETLSSEITDFVSIEAASLGKGGYGHTVRIANELGYTGMKAHVIDLGGASVTGAIGQARTILVDNPDAVVLVAAADIPKSAFRQVSDLKMVNETVCHPEFELDNGATLIAMYGLMMKRMMFEDGISLDDLKEITQKFRSNAIGNPRAFYYGQEITEKQMSRPISDPYPTPMIAIVTDHGFATILVSEKKAEEWKSKGLIRKDLKPLHLVGASHAAHSEYFILKGGFDSPSGNSAERLFAQSGYQREEVDYAWIYDCFPGQVIQQSAQYFKLGKKEVVNALKTSSLKLSNGKQIPINQMGGILNYQAAMSISAATGLVDIAVQYGLYAQSADIGKVQAYSPSLALLGGNGGIDSINSIALFSSERPSSDRKSRSPVISPLTLNKPGADIGEEGVVWSSTTVNMNPGFSWKPPYSLALIKLAENRFVLANIHEKDGTMRKSGDELQYDRTRVKIEKEGRRWKAVLL from the coding sequence ATGAGTTTTCCCGTTCTATTAGGAGTCGCTGACAGTACGACCAAAGATTTTTTGGAAGATGAATACAAATCGTGGAGCGGGTCTCAAAAAGTTTTTCAACATTATAGAAAATCCATAAACACACTTTTGGATTTTCTTGGAATGAAGAATGAAACACTATCTTCTGAGATCACCGACTTCGTGAGTATAGAAGCAGCTTCTTTGGGAAAGGGTGGTTATGGACATACGGTTCGTATCGCTAACGAGCTCGGATACACCGGAATGAAAGCCCATGTGATAGACTTGGGAGGCGCGAGTGTTACCGGAGCCATCGGACAAGCGAGGACCATCTTAGTAGATAATCCGGATGCAGTTGTACTTGTAGCTGCTGCAGATATTCCTAAATCGGCATTCCGTCAAGTTTCCGATCTAAAGATGGTAAACGAAACAGTATGTCATCCTGAATTCGAATTAGATAATGGTGCCACCCTAATCGCAATGTACGGACTCATGATGAAAAGAATGATGTTCGAAGATGGGATCAGCTTAGATGATCTAAAAGAGATCACTCAAAAATTCAGATCCAATGCGATCGGAAACCCAAGAGCCTTCTATTATGGACAAGAGATCACTGAAAAACAAATGTCTCGTCCTATCTCCGATCCATATCCAACTCCAATGATCGCAATCGTAACAGATCATGGATTTGCTACAATCTTAGTTTCCGAAAAAAAAGCAGAGGAATGGAAATCAAAAGGTCTGATCCGAAAAGATCTAAAACCTTTACATCTTGTGGGAGCTTCTCACGCAGCCCATAGCGAATATTTCATTTTAAAAGGTGGATTTGATTCTCCTTCTGGAAATTCTGCTGAAAGACTTTTTGCCCAATCAGGTTATCAAAGAGAAGAAGTGGACTACGCTTGGATCTATGATTGTTTTCCTGGACAAGTGATCCAACAGTCCGCTCAATATTTTAAATTGGGTAAAAAGGAAGTCGTGAATGCTCTCAAAACTTCTTCATTAAAACTTTCTAATGGAAAGCAAATCCCTATCAATCAGATGGGCGGTATTCTAAATTACCAAGCAGCTATGTCTATTTCTGCGGCCACAGGGCTAGTAGATATCGCTGTCCAATACGGTCTATATGCACAGTCTGCAGATATAGGAAAAGTTCAGGCATATTCTCCGAGTTTAGCTCTTTTGGGAGGGAATGGTGGAATAGATAGTATCAATTCTATTGCGTTATTCTCATCGGAACGTCCTTCAAGCGATAGAAAGTCCAGGTCTCCGGTAATTTCTCCTCTTACTTTAAACAAACCAGGTGCAGATATTGGTGAAGAAGGTGTCGTTTGGTCTTCTACAACAGTTAACATGAATCCAGGATTCTCTTGGAAGCCTCCTTATTCTTTAGCTCTGATCAAGTTGGCAGAAAATCGTTTCGTTCTTGCAAACATCCACGAGAAGGATGGGACGATGCGCAAGTCTGGGGACGAATTGCAATACGACAGAACTCGGGTAAAGATCGAAAAAGAAGGCCGAAGATGGAAGGCCGTACTTTTATAA